A genomic segment from Colletotrichum higginsianum IMI 349063 chromosome 5, whole genome shotgun sequence encodes:
- a CDS encoding Phosphatidylinositol 3, with the protein MEPFSFASSESLDYPVSIRIINLEGDETPFLHSTLLEKAELRHIGSNTSSHSDLYVTVQVWAGSKPLTVPVQTAYKSFRNERRWNEWLTLPINYNTLPLNSCLAITLWDSSPAGGKQARGHAIPFGGTTLPLFDRDNQVQKGRQKCMVHRHKNADGNDNTTTPAVPRKKRDGSRKGTAPPVDKDAEELERMEKLFKKHEMGEIPRIDWLDQLVFRGFEKRGLQSAKASLKTLQRQGTANGDTPEKEGNTDDEKGIVDTESHPGFSKFQLNVELPRFDFPVVFADLEYDPPPISNLQHISASQSNVMLKPPPEVQFGPGINALGDAAGGPGSRLMKVYDPEVGARDNPAESKHRRLVRSQHRHGVLDKDLKPNAKVRDELNLIMSYSPTHTLTPEEKDLIWKFRYHLTRDKRAVTKFVKSVNWQDHSEAKQAVQVLGRWTEIDVDDALELLGPSFDNQAVRAYAVERLRKADDHELLLYLLQLVQALKYEHIRADSSQEAIQDSSLAQFLISRAAGNFLLGNYFHWYLMVECDDHSPEQGLDNRNIYRKVAYDFMTELVKQPDGVESRKTLLRQAELIAILSKISGEVKTSHESIAKKTDRVKHFLADPKNEMLTIDPPLPLPLDPTMLVIGVVPDETTVFKSSLCPIKVTFKTTTGKKYPIIFKTGDDLRQDQLVIQIITLMDQLLQKENLDLKLSPYKILATSTTAGASQFVPSVSFQSIASKYKNNPALTYLKSNNPDDRQPLGLRQETLDTYVKSCAGYCVITYILGVGDRHLDNLLLAPDGHFFHADFGFILGRDPKPFAPVMKLSKEMVDCMGGVNSEHFKQFKQYCFLAYTALRKSSNLILNLFSLMVDANIPDIRLEPDKAVLKVRERFHLELTEEESMLFFERIIEDTLGAIAPVVIDKLHELVQAFRN; encoded by the exons ATGGAGCCGTTCTCATTCGCAAGCTCCGAGTCGCTGGACTATCCAGTGAGCATCCGCAT AATCAATCTTGAGGGCGACGAAACGCCATTCCTACACTCGACTCTCTTGGAGAAAGCCGAGCTGAGGCACATCGGCTCTAACACAAG TTCGCACTCGGATCTCTACGTCACGGTGCAAGTATGGGCCGGTTCCAAACCCCTGACAGTGCCCGTCCAAACGGCCTACAAATCTTTCCGCAATGAGAGGAG ATGGAACGAATGGCTTACCCTGCCGATCAACTACAATACCCTCCCCTTGAACTCCTGTCTCGCCATCACGCTTTGGGATTCGTCCCCCGCCGGCGGGAAACAGGCGAGAGGCCATGCGATTCCCTTTGGGGGCACCACACTACCGCTCTTCGACCGAGATAACCAGGTGCAGAAAGGCCGGCAGAAATGCATGGTTCACCGACACAAGAACGCCGACGGCAATGACAACACCACCACGCCTGCGGTGCCCCGCAAGAAGAGGGACGGGTCAAGGAAGGGTACGGCCCCCCCGGTGGACAAAGATGCTGAAGAGCTGGAGCGCATGGAGAAGCTATTCAAAAAGCACGAGATGGGCGAGATTCCGAGAATCGACTGGCTTGACCAGCTCGTCTTCCGCGGGTTCGAGAAGCGCGGCTTGCAGTCGGCGAAAGCCTCGTTGAAGACGCTGCAGCGCCAGGGGACGGCAAACGGGGACACGCCGGAAAAAGAGGGAAacacggacgacgagaaggGTATCGTGGACACCGAGTCTCATCCTGGGTTTTCCAAGTTTCAACTCAACGTCGAGCTACCGCGGTTCGATTtccccgtcgtcttcgccgacTTGGAGTACGATCCTCCGCCAATCTCCAACCTGCAGCACATCTCCGCCTCTCAGTCCAATGTCATGTTGAAACCGCCTCCCGAGGTCCAGTTCGGGCCTGGTATCAACGCGCTTGGCGATGCGGCGGGCGGCCCCGGCAGCCGGTTGATGAAGGTGTACGACCCCGAGGTCGGGGCCCGTGACAACCCGGCCGAGAGCAAACACCGAAGACTCGTCAGAAGCCAGCATCGCcacggcgtcctcgacaaggacctTAAGCCGAACGCCAAGGTCCGCGACGAACTGAACCTCATCATGTCCTATTCGCCGACACACACGTTGACtcccgaggagaaggacctGATCTGGAAGTTCCGCTATCATCTTACCCGCGACAAGCGTGCCGTCACCAAGTTTGTCAAATCGGTCAACTGGCAAGACCACAGCGAAGCCAAGCAGGCCGTGCAGGTCCTGGGACGATGGACCGAGattgacgtcgacgacgctctcgagctgctcggcccCAGCTTTGACAACCAAGCAGTCCGAGCATATGCCGTGGAGAGGCTGCGTAAGGCGGACGATCACGAGCTACTGCTCTACCTGCTGCAACTGGTGCAGGCACTCAAGTACGAACACATCCGGGCAGACTCGTCCCAGGAGGCCATCCAGGATTCTTCCCTGGCCCAGTTCTTGATATCCCGTGCGGCCGGGAACTTCCTCCTTGGCAACTACTTCCACTGGTACCTGATGGTGGAATGCGACGATCACAGCCCCGAGCAGGGGTTGGATAACCGCAACATCTACCGCAAGGTGGCGTACGACTTTATGACGGAACTGGTGAAGCAACCGGATGGTGTCGAGTCGAGGAAAACGTTGTTAAGACAGGCCGAGCTGATCGCGATCCTGTCCAAGATCTCGGGGGAGGTGAAAACGTCGCACGAATCCATCGCGAAGAAGACGGATCGCGTGAAGCACTTCCTGGCCGATCCGAAGAACGAAATGTTGACCATCGacccgccgctgccgctacCGCTTGATCCTACCATGCTAGTCATTGGCGTGGTGCCCGACGAAACGACCGTCTTCAAGTCGTCGCTGTGCCCTATCAAGGTCACGTTCAAGACCACCACGGGGAAGAAGTACCCGATCATCTTCAAGACGGGCGACGACCTGCGCCAGGATCAGCTGGTCATCCAGATCATCACTCTCATGGACCAGCTACTGCAGAAGGAGAACCTGGATTTGAAGCTGTCGCCTTACAAGATCCTGGCCACGAGCACGACCGCAGGCGCATCCCAGTTCGTCCCGTCCGTCAGCTTCCAGAGCATCGCTTCAAAATACAAGAACAACCCGGCCCTGACGTACTTGAAATCCAACAACCCGGACGACCGACAGCCCTTGGGCCTGCGACAGGAGACGCTGGATACGTACGTCAAGTCTTGCGCGGGGTACTGCGTCATCACGTACATcctgggcgtcggcgacagACATCTGGACAATCTCCTCCTGGCCCCCGACGGGCACTTCTTCCACGCAGACTTCGGCTTCATCCTTGGACGGGACCCGAAGCCGTTCGCGCCAGTGATGAAGCTGTCCAAGGAGATGGTGGACTGCATGGGCGGCGTCAACTCGGAGCACTTCAAGCAGTTCAAGCAGTATTGCTTCTTGGCCTACACGGCTTTGCGCAAATCGTCCAACCTCATCCTGAATCTGTTCAGCTTgatggtcgacgccaacatCCCCGACATTCGGCTCGAGCCCGACAAGGCCGTCCTGAAGGTTCGCGAGAGGTTCCACTTGGAGCTgacggaggaggagtcgATGTTGTTTTTCGAGAGGATCATCGAAGATaccctcggcgccatcgcgCCGGTCGTCATCGACAAACTCCATGAGCTCGTGCAGGCGTTTCGGAATTAG
- a CDS encoding Zinc-binding dehydrogenase, translated as MASSLRSSTTTLASALRPAAGRRAQQNLPRVARRYKSGPYGYTQAKALVFSKEGEPSDVLQLHTHSISPSIPSSAVLLRALAAPINPADINTVQGTYGAKPPFTQLIGTPEPAAVPGNEGVFEVVSVGSEAGAGDGGLRKGDWVIPSASSFGTWRTHAVADAKDVMKVSRDGLTPTQVATVSVNPCTAYRILRTYGPGEVRAGANPGAMRALDPGSGAWFVQNGANSGVGRAAIQLGKLWGLRSINVVRERATEAETAGLKKELADLGADVVVTEKEFLAREWRDRLAELTRGGRETVGLGLNCVGGKSATAVARSLGDGGTMVSYGGMARQPVMLPTGLLIFKDVRFVGFWLSRWNERDPQGRRFAIEDVLGMIREGRFRDVPVEEVPWAWDTEEARLKEAVQGALGGFRKGKGVFVFGET; from the exons atgGCGTCGAGCTTGCGCTCATCCACGACGACGCTGGCCTCTGCGCTgcggccggccgccggcaGACGGGCGCAGCAGAACCTCCCGCGGGTGGCCCGCCGATACAAGTCCGGGCCCTACGGCTACACCCAGGCCAAggccctcgtcttctccaaggagggcgagccCAGCGACGTCCTGCA GCTGCACACGCACTCCATCTCCCCCTCGATcccctcctcggccgtgctcctccgcgccctcgccgccccgaTCAACCCGGCCGACATCAACACCGTCCAGGGCACATACGGCGCCAAGCCGCCCTTCACCCAGCTCATCGGCACCCCggagcccgccgccgtccccggaAACGAGGGCGTCTTCGAGgtcgtctccgtcggctCCGAAGCgggggccggcgacggcggcctgcgCAAGGGCGACTGGGTCATcccctcggccagctccttCGGCACCTGGCGCAcccacgccgtcgccgacgccaaggacGTCATGAAGGTCTCCCGCGACGGCCTCACCCCGACCCAGGTCGCCACCGTCAGCGTCAACCCCTGCACCGCCTACCGCATCCTGCGCACCTACGGGCCCGGCGAGGTGCGCGCGGGCGCGAACCCGGGCGCCATGCGCGCCCTCGACCCGGGCAGCGGCGCCTGGTTCGTCCAGAACGGCGCCAacagcggcgtcggccgcgccgccatccagcTCGGCAAGCTGTGGGGCCTGCGCAGCATCAACGTCGTGCGCGAGCGCgcgaccgaggccgagacggcgggcctcaagaaggagctggcggacctcggcgccgacgtcgtcgtgaCGGAGAAGGAGTTCCTGGCGCGCGAGTGGCGCGACCGCCTCGCGGAGCTCACGCGCGGCGGGCGCGAGACGGTCGGGCTCGGCCTCAACTGCGTGGGCGGCaagtcggcgacggcggtggcgcgcagcctcggcgacggcggcaccaTGGTCTCGTACGGCGGCATGGCGCGCCAGCCCGTGATGCTGCCGACGGGCCTGCTCATCTTCAAGGACGTGCGCTTCGTCGGCTTCTGGCTGAGCCGCTGGAACGAGCGCGACCCCCAGGGCCGCCGCttcgccatcgaggacgtGCTGGGCATGATCCGCGAGGGCCGCTTCCGCGAcgtccccgtcgaggaggtgcCGTGGGCCTGGGACACGGAGGAGGCGCGGCTGAAGGAGGCCGTGCAGGGCGCGCTCGGCGGGTTCCGGAAGGGCAAGggcgtcttcgtctttgGGGAGACGTGA
- a CDS encoding Nuclear protein qri2: protein MPARVGDSSSSSSSSEDDAPRSARGHLAIRDKGKGRDVSVGKRKRADTSNGDRSARRRATRSAEGDEAYDSDIYDPDQPMDERREIQRKLRDLQKGITENMEEYMLPGSTGLKDTLMMAQRVARGVKQTTEATIDSRLLVSAVDMSYRKTVRLMQGSATEGVDVDEFVSKCCTYMRQAGGIADDAAPELSSTQRQRRRTRGDAHDDEDEGNDEAFNWSHLGRFASLPYIRRPALPGFLLGPLSVEKKIRKITKRSAPFRPNNLEETRPEVLNVEDLAKKENDLTAICGKILKQLQSVQGEIQTKLYDIFEQGDMSEDEQTALMLKHGLRDTGGVDLLRFVVNPKSFGQTVENMFYVSFLIRDGKVKIEFDSDEYPSLSPFQTDDVDEDGTARGSAAKRETAKQQAIFSMDMQTWQDIIDTFDIEEPMITHRKESGSTQVPGARGWYS, encoded by the exons ATGCCGGCGAGAGTCGGagactcgtcgtcgtcttcctcttcgagCGAAGACGATGCGCCGCGTTCTGCGCGCGGCCACCTCGCCATCAGAGACAAGGGAAAGGGTCGCGATGTTTCGGTTGGAAAGCGAAAGCGCGCCGATACATCAAATGGAGACCGttccgcccgccgccgggccACGCGCTCCGccgagggagacgaggcATACGACTCCGACATTTACGATCCTGATCAGCCGATGGACGAGCGTCGAGAAATCCAGCGCAAGCTGCGGGACCTGCAAAAGGGCATCACCGAAAACATGGAGGAATACATGCTGCCTGGCTCAACAGGACTCAAAGACACCCTGATGATGGCTCAGCGGGTCGCCAGAGGCGTCAAGCAGACCACAGAAGCAACAATCGATTCCCGTCTACTTGTCAGCGCCGTAGATATGTCGTACAGAAAGACCGTCAGGCTGATGCAGGGAAGCGCCACCGAGGGTGTGGATGTGGACGAGTTCGTTTCCAAGTGCTGCACTTACATGCGGCAAGCCGGTGGAAttgccgacgacgcggcgcCAGAGCTTTCAAGCACCCAGAGACAGAGACGCCGAACGAGAGGCGACGcacacgacgacgaagacgaagggaACGATGAAGCATTCAATTGGAGCCATCTCGGACGTTTCGCTTCGCTGCCCTACATCCGCCGCCCGGCCCTCCCTGGTTTCCTGCTTGGCCCATTGTCTGTTGAGAAGAAGATCCGGAAAATCACGAAACGCAGCGCCCCTTTCAGGCCCAACAACCTCGAGGAGACGAGGCCCGAGGTTCTGAACGTCGAGGACTTGGCGAAAAAGGAGAACGACCTGACGGCCATCTGTGGCAAGATCCTGAAGCAGCTGCAGAGTGTTCAAGGCGAAATCCAGACGAAGCTTTACGACATTTTCGAGCAAGGCGACATGTCTGAAGACGAGCAGACGGCGCTCATGCTTAAGCACGGCCTTCGCGATACCGGAGGTGTTGATCTGCTTCGCTTCGTTGTCAACCCCAAATCCTTCGGCCAGACGGTCGAGAACATGTTTTACGTCAGTTTTCTCATTCGCGATGGAAAGGTTAAGATCGAGTTCGACAGCGACGAATATCCGTCTCTCA GTCCCTTTCAAACGGATGATGTAGATGAAGACGGCACAGCCAGAGGCAGTGCTGCCAAGCGCGAAACAGCAAAGCAGCAGGCCATTTTCTCCATGGACATGCAAACATGGCAAGACATCATCGACACATTTGATATTGAGGAGCCCATGATCACCCATCGGAAAGAGTCAGGATCAACACAGGTTCCTGGCGCCAGGGGTTGGTACAGTTAA
- a CDS encoding Ubiquitin-conjugating enzyme E2 35 produces MALPKRIVKETERLMAEPVPGISAVPHEDNLRYFDVEIHGPTQSPYEGGVFKLELFLPDDYPMTPPKIRFLTKIFHPNVDKLGRICLDVLKNNWSPALQIRTILLSIQALLGAPNPDDPLAADVAKSWKEDEQAAIATAKEWTAKFAVPK; encoded by the exons ATGGCCCTGCCCAAGCGTATCGTCAAGGAGACAGAGCGTCTCATGGCTGAGCC TGTCCCTGGTATCAGCGCTGTCCCCCACGAGGACAACCTCCGCTACTTCGATGTCGAGATTCATGGCCCTACGCAGTCGCCGTACGAGG GCGGTGTCTTTAAGCTTGAGCTCTTCCTTCCCGACGACTATCCCATGACTCCCCCCAAGATCCGCTTCCTGACAAAGATCTTCCACCccaacgtcgacaagctgGGCCGTATCTGCCTTGATGTCCTCAAGA ACAACTGGTCGCCCGCGCTCCAAATCCGAACCATTCTCCTCTCCATTCAGGCCCTCCTGGGTGCCCCCAACCCCGACGACCCGCTTGCTGCCGACGTAGCCAAGAGCTGGAAGGAGGACGAACAGGCAGCGATTGCCACGGCCAAGGAGTGGACCGCCAAGTTCGCCGTGCCCAAGTAG
- a CDS encoding WD repeat-containing protein → MPHFDQLDAPKKGKPIKSAFDSESFDADGTIHVAGLVGSATISPSGRDVALASPEGLSIIDLDSPYNPPRRLSSHGSPWLVTDVQWSPFAARDYWVVSTANHRALVWNLNLRDDSTSGAIEHSLQGHSRAITDINWSAHHPDQLASCAVDGYVHCWDLRRPRQPVLTFCDWFAGATQVKYNRQDPHILASSHDRWLHIWDERRSCEPLKSISAHTSKIYGIDWNRTRSTGIVTCSLDKHIKFWDYGSDQDVPERVIRTEFPVWRARHTPFGRGLLAMPQNEPGDLYLYDRRPPPKDPEEGPTDPVAVFPGHGNHKAKEFLWRSRGGITEDGLDERDFQLVSWGEDNELRLQQVDPSILESVGYVKGMPARKNLVLTRKGAAYKTFRTAEDSVSRDRRTATMSDPRNGAQYRQSALTMGMRSGPTTYSKLGAAWKGSSMKAKSASREMDRSQAHIGWIKGILINKRKTSTDSPRRADSKDSSMFSPGYMDDDKWGDPETIQEEFLRISMQLPKVEWEHIDMDNLTLKASLNGPWGANGETIFIKVTVDIPADYPKFKAPKFLIEKTGFMSERTHKKIGHEIHELCQQFLERKQNCLDVAFSYLLGEIDLAASTNFFKNVKDLDDPLDGVGSESSSEDENDIPAGGSASMSQELPPNVEAESTLAPNNTTIPPLPRFCGARFANDGRLVCFFPTKEEKARALFSTSIEPPRERIKGEPVFAGFGRLAHDSPPGKRYGNDEMSATDDQSDSDGSTGSSSSSDSESTSINKMSLWYQPRHRFKRTWSDNRSIRSSGGGTGVGTGTGTGSLRRRPGAKSKNVISLHDISGLLPAKKEFAQEYAIFGDGAQVCEHNAQVAKKHGCQDLVDIWRYLSLILRRDIPLELSNMDPRQNSILIIARNALARFRHEDSPDAQTVNDNDDSTVFSGRVKWGNHPLARGFISDLFEYFEMTADIQMLAMLSCIFSEAFTEDSVAYAESHLTQPDTPLPMKTPAFSLDYFPTDASLWNLSGRSQTNSAITTPRTLHTPIRYSGSQGSTEEVFWAGDPGSNSYSCGETPPNRGVKEYLGDGDQTQSLSTSPSGRTLSRANSGLTSSFAINFPRPFSGVATGTTTAASSPPNHGRKRLSPADTVLSTLAPSASAVGNVTWGHSTVMGDSITTRTSLSDDEVYREELFSLVPIGVSVHLEDQTIFDDDGWMTTPLLEPSRSDMYATYRYVYAEILQMWNQPLARLEIMKFNVLQQNQGAGALDEFHETYSVADTSTTVQQQQQQQHHHHPEQQHQALQPQQPHNTSPILLGKKEQLQALVASGRGLDVTGVCRVHETQLEPLKYTSATATRLGGAVGSCDRCRRTQNQLLCVYCREPVDALYPPCLGCGCAFHDACLAEWHAAGEIMCPAGDECNCVEEASMGQVESWAAMMGALRKGQQAAAASSATFAASGGIMGRGFVLPPPAIEEPGEEDRGDWESVGSSAGIPSRVQGGGAGGSAAVMSAARISLGNRLKKSAGDTAAAWSRASSLRRGRGGGGVGAGGAGAGAGVNGNGSAGGSWRNPR, encoded by the exons ATGCCGCACTTCGACCAGCTCGACGCTCCGAAAAAGGGCAAGCCGATCAAGTCTGCCTTTGACAGTGAGAgcttcgacgccgacggcacaATTCATGTTGCCGGACTAGTGGGATCGGCCACAATCTCACCTTCTGGTAGAGATGTCGCATTGGCATC CCCCGAGGGCCTGTCAATCATTGACTTGGACTCGCCCTACAACCCTCCCCGCCGGCTCAGCAGCCACGGCTCTCCGTGGCTTGTCACGGATGTTCAATGGTCGCCTTTCGCAGCCCGCGACTATTGGGTCGTCTCCACGGCTAATCACCGTGCGCTCGTGTGGAATCTCAACCTGAGAGACGACTCAACGTCCGGGGCGATCGAGCATTCCCTCCAGGGCCACAGCAGGGCCATCACCGACATCAACTGGTCCGCACACCACCCCGACCAGCTCGCGTCGTGCGCAGTCGATGGTTACGTCCATTGCTGGGATCTCAGGCGTCCGAGACAGCCTGTCCTCACCTTCTGCGACTGGTTTGCCGGCGCCACACAAGTTAAGTACAACCGTCAGGACCCGCACATTCTGGCCTCGTCTCACGACAGGTGGTTGCACATCTGGGACGAGCGCCGGTCATGCGAGCCTCTCAAGTCCATCAGCGCCCATACCTCCAAGATTTACGGCATCGACTGGAACCGGACCAGGTCTACGGGCATCGTGACATGCTCCTTGGATAAGCACATCAAGTTCTGGGACTACGGCAGCGACCAAGACGTCCCGGAGCGTGTCATACGCACCGAGTTCCCGGTGTGGCGGGCTCGTCACACCCCCTTTGGCCGGGGCCTCCTGGCGATGCCTCAAAATGAACCAGGCGATCTATACCTGTACGACCGACGACCGCCTCCCAAGGACCCTGAGGAAGGGCCGACGGATCCAGTCGCGGTGTTCCCCGGACACGGCAACCACAAGGCCAAGGAGTTTTTGTGGAGAAGTAGAGGGGGTATCACAGAGGACGGGTTGGACGAGAGAGACTTCCAACTGGTCTCTTGGGGTGAGGACAATGAGCTGCGGTTGCAGCAGGTCGACCCGTCCATTCTCGAATCTGTGGGCTACGTCAAAGGAATGCCAGCGAGAAAGAACCTGGTTCTCACACGTAAAGGTGCCGCCTACAAGACTTTCCGGACGGCCGAAGATAGCGTCAGCCGAGACCGGAGGACCGCGACGATGAGCGATCCCCGAAACGGCGCGCAGTATCGACAGAGCGCCCTGACCATGGGCATGCGCTCAGGGCCGACGACCTACTCCAAACTTGGTGCCGCTTGGAAGGGTTCCTCCATGAAAGCCAAGAGCGCGTCCAGGGAGATGGATCGCAGCCAGGCGCATATCGGTTGGATAAAAGGAATCTTGATAAACAAGAGAAAAACCTCTACTGACAGCCCCCGACGGGCCGACTCGAAGGACTCGAGCATGTTTAGTCCCGGGTacatggacgacgacaagtGGGGGGACCCGGAGACCATCCAGGAGGAGTTTCTTCGCATCAGCATGCAGCTTCCCAAGGTGGAGTGGGAGCACATCGACATGGACAATTTGACGCTCAAGGCCTCCCTTAATGGCCCATGGGGCGCCAATGGCGAAACCATCTTTATTAAGGTGACGGTCGACATACCGGCAGACTACCCCAAATTCAAGGCCCCGAAGTTCTTAATCGAGAAGACGGGTTTCATGTCGGAGAGGACGCATAAGAAGATTGGGCACGAGATCCATGAGCTCTGCCAACAGTTCCTAGAGCGGAAACAAAACTGCCTGGATGTTGCTTTCTCCTACCTCTTGGGCGAGATTGACCTTGCAGCGAGCACGAACTTCTTCAAGAACGTGAAGGACCTCGATGACCCGCTGGACGGAGTCGGCTCCGAGAGCTccagcgaggacgagaacgatATACCGGCGGGCGGCTCCGCGTCCATGTCGCAGGAGCTGCCTCCCAATGTCGAAGCCGAAAGCACTCTTGCACCGAATAACACTACTATCCCACCGCTGCCACGATTCTGCGGCGCTCGGTTTGCCAACGACGGGCGGCTTGTGTGCTTCTTCCCGACAAAAGAGGAAAAAGCTCGGGCATTGTTTTCTACGTCAATCGAGCCCCCGCGCGAGCGGATAAAGGGCGAGCCGGTGTTTGCGGGCTTCGGTCGTCTGGCGCACGATTCGCCGCCGGGCAAGAGATACGGCAACGATGAAATGTCCGCGACAGATGACCAGTCAGACTCTGACGGTTCCACGGggtcttcgtcgtcgagcgaCTCGGAGTCAACGTCCATCAACAAGATGAGCCTATGGTACCAGCCCCGCCATCGGTTCAAGAGGACCTGGAGCGACAACCGGTCAATCCGGtcaagcggcggcggtacgGGAGTGGGGACCGGGACCGGCACGGGGTCTCTCAGAAGGCGCCCCGGGGCCAAGTCGAAGAATGTCATATCCCTCCACGATATCTCAGGCCTTCTTCCCGCGAAGAAGGAATTCGCCCAAGAATACGCCATATTCGGGGACGGAGCTCAAGTCTGCGAGCACAACGCCCAAGTCGCGAAGAAGCACGGCTGCCAGGATCTGGTCGACATCTGGCGCTACTTATCGTTGATCCTCCGCAGAGACATCCCACTGGAGCTGTCGAACATGGACCCCCGCCAAAACTCAATACTGATCATTGCCCGCAACGCCCTTGCGCGCTTCCGCCATGAGGACTCGCCGGATGCGCAGACTGTtaacgacaacgacgacagcaCCGTTTTCAGCGGAAGGGTAAAATGGGGCAATCATCCCCTGGCAAGGGGCTTCATCAGCGACCTCTTCGAGTACTTTGAGATGACGGCGGACATCCAGATGTTGGCCATGCTTTCCTGCATCTTCAGTGAGGCCTTCACCGAGGATAGCGTTGCGTATGCCGAATCACATCTCACACAGCCCGACACGCCGTTGCCGATGAAGACGCCCGCGTTCTCGCTCGACTACTTCCCTACGGATGCATCGCTCTGGAACCTCAGTGGGAGAAGCCAAACGAACTCGGCCATCACCACTCCAAGGACGCTGCACACGCCTATCCGCTACTCCGGCTCCCAGGGATCCACCGAGGAAGTGTTCTGGGCTGGCGATCCAGGCTCCAACTCGTACTCTTGCGGCGAAACCCCGCCCAATAGGGGAGTCAAGGAGtacctcggcgacggtgaccAGACACAAAGCCTTTCGACATCGCCCAGCGGACGGACGCTGTCGAGGGCGAACTCGGGGCTGACGTCGAGTTTCGCCATCAACTTCCCCCGTCCTTTCAGCGGTGTCGCGACAGGAACCAcgaccgccgcctcgtcgccacCGAACCACGGCCGGAAACGCCTCAGTCCGGCCGACACAGTTCTCAGCACCCTCGCTCCCAGTGCCAGCGCAGTCGGCAACGTCACCTGGGGCCACTCGACCGTCATGGGCGACTCTATCACGACACGCACCTCTctctcggacgacgaggtctaCCGCGAGGAGCTCTTCTCGCTCGTCCCCATCGGCGTGTCCGTGCATCTGGAGGACCAGACGatcttcgacgacgacggttggatgacgacgccgctCCTCGAGCCCAGCCGCAGCGACATGTACGCCACGTACCGCTACGTCTACGCCGAGATCCTCCAGATGTGGAACCAGCCCCTGGCGCGCCTGGAGATTATGAAGTTTAACGTGCTCCAGCAGAACCAGGGGGCCGGGGCGCTCGACGAATTCCACGAGACGTATAGCGTCGCCGACACTTCGACCACTgtacagcagcagcagcagcagcaacaccaccaccaccccgaACAGCAGCACCAGGCCCTCCAGCCGCAGCAACCGCACAACACCTCGCCGATCCTGCTCGGCAAGAAGGAGCAGCTccaggccctcgtcgcctctGGCCGCGGTCTCGACGTGACGGGCGTCTGCCGCGTCCACGAAACGCAACTCGAGCCGCTGAAATacacctcggccacggcgacgcgtctcggcggcgctgtCGGCTCCTGcgaccgctgccgccgcacgCAGAACCAGCTGCTCTGCGTCTACTGCCGCGAGCCCGTCGACGCGCTGTACCCGCCCTGTctcggctgcggctgcgcCTTCCACGATGCGTGCCTCGCCGAGTGGCACGCCGCGGGCGAGATCATGTGCCCCGCGGGCGACGAGTGCAACTGCGTCGAGGAGGCGTCCATGGGGCAGGTCGAGTCGTGGGCCGCGATGATGGGGGCGTTGAGGAAGGGtcagcaggccgccgccgcgtcgtccGCCACGTTTGCTGCGTCGGGAGGGATCATGGGACGGGGGTtcgtgctgccgccgcctgcgaTCGAGGAGCccggggaggaggacagGGGCGACTGGGAGAGCGTGGGGAGCTCCGCGGGGATCCCGAGCCGCGTGCAAGGCGGGGGTGCGGGGGGTagcgccgccgtcatgaGCGCCGCGAGAATCAGTCTGGGCAACAGGTTGAAGAAGTCCGCGGGCGACACCGCGGCCGCGTGGTCCCGCGCTTCGAGCttgaggagagggaggggcggaggaggggtcggggccgggggggctggggctggggctggggTCAACGGGAACGGGAGCGCCGGTGGGAGCTGGCGGAACCCGAGGTGA